Proteins found in one Oncorhynchus tshawytscha isolate Ot180627B linkage group LG25, Otsh_v2.0, whole genome shotgun sequence genomic segment:
- the hltf gene encoding helicase-like transcription factor isoform X2 has protein sequence MQSRRWFGGAGFSFADDPVTETLSQAIRGTGEELDREPDTGVLFGSLRGSVVGLRYYTGVVNKGEMVSLVRQPQNPYDRNAVMVANVYGSQVGHIKRELAVLLANIMDNNLARVEGVVPFGVTNQFTMSVVLSFWGREENRDAVVRQITSRSFKLQSGPTGFMCADGSRDLPRKSVLLTAEELKNAFDNLFENLMDDKIGEREAVEAVCTPLLPHQKQALSWMCACENNAALPHFWEVKGELFYNTLTHSSVRERPRRVRGGILADDMGLGKTLTTIALILSNFHHGKPLCEPEKSSPEPKASTTARKNPEGKSGDGDQAEVSVAPAGHSPCMRANQAETQVVCVESVDVVQEDVVEDGDKDWVSEKKAKGRPQGGKAKATTTKKAAKTKGKAVSTSRKGGAVLEDLDFAAALSGLTQGAPQKKSVGKSLVSPVEAASSQSTDDPAARATLIICPLSVLSNWLDQLDQHVRADVKLNVYLYYGSERNRDTHFLSSQHMVLTTYNVLSADYSGSASPLHTVRWLRVVLDEGHIIRNPNTQQSKAVLKLNTQRRWILTGTPIQNNLRDLWMLVAFLRLKPFDVREWWNRVIQRPVTQGDKTGLQNLQALVKCVTLRRTKTSRVCGRPLVSLPERSVRIEEVELTQKEREEYELARTEGRTTISRYVAEGTVLRNYADVLAILVRLRQFCCHPGLLGKTTTHTAVTPAELRERLIMKLRLVLGTGSDEECAVCLDSVRLPVITHCAHVYCRPCIAEVIRSEQEQARCPLCRGQIKASELVEFPLEEEEEEESNLLENWRSSSKVEALMSSLLRLRSEDDSIRSLVVSQFTRFLTILEIPLREEGFKFVRLDGTMSQKRRAQVIQEFQSDAPGSPLIMLLSLKAGGVGINLSAASRVFLMDPAWNPAAEDQCVDRCHRLGQKRDVVITKFIVKGSVEENMVKIQRQKQDLVEKAFGTKNPSERKTSRVDEIRALMEL, from the exons ATGCAGTCCAGGCGATGGTTTGGTGGGGCTGGGTTTAGCTTTGCAGATGACCCGGTCACAGAGACGTTGTCCCAGGCCATCCGAGGCACAGGAGAAGAGCTGGACCGAGAGCCAGACACTGGGGTGCTGTTTGGCAGCCTACGTGGGAGCGTGGTAGGCCTCCGGTATTATACTGGTGTG GTGAACAAAGGGGAGATGGTGTCTCTGGTGCGTCAGCCTCAGAACCCCTACGACCGTAATGCGGTGATGGTGGCTAACGTCTATGGCAGTCAGGTGGGGCACATCAAACGAGAGCTAGCCGTGTTGTTGGCTAACATCATGGACAACAACTTGGCCAGGGTGgaagg ggtGGTGCCGTTCGGGGTGACAAACCAGTTCACCATGTCTGTAGTTCTGTCCttctgggggagagaggagaacagagatgcAGTGGTGAGGCAGATAACTTCCCGCAGCTTCAAACTGCAGAGTGggcctacag GATTCATGTGTGCAGATGGTTCTAGAGATCTGCCCAGGAAGAGTGTCCTACTGACTGCAGAAGAG TTGAAGAATGCATTTGACAATTTATTTGAAAACCTGATGGACGAtaagattggagagagagaggcagtggag GCAGTGTGTACTCCGCTGCTGCCCCACCAGAAGCAGGCTCTGAGCTGGATGTGTGCGTGTGAGAACAACGCTGCGCTGCCCCACTTCTGGGAGGTTAAGGGGGAACTGTTctataacacactcacacactcctctGTTAGAGAGAGACCGCGGAGGGTCCGGGGCGGCATACTGGCTGACGACATGGGACTG GGGAAAACGTTGACCACCATCGCTCTGATCCTCTCCAACTTCCACCACGGGAAACCTCTGTGTGAACCG GAGAAGTCTTCCCCTGAACCTAAGGCCTCTACCACCGCAAGGAAAAACCCTGAAG ggAAGAGTGGCGACGGGGATCAGGCAGAAGTGTCTGTGGCTCCCGCTGGTCACTCCCCTTGTATGAG agccaATCAGGCTGAAACccaggtggtgtgtgtggagtcagtggACGTGGTGCAAGAGGATGTAGTGGAGGATGGAGACAAGGACTGGGTGTCTGAAAAGAAAG CGAAGGGAAGGCCACAGGGAGGCAAAGCCAAGGCCACCACAACAAAGAAAG CTGCTAAGACCAAAGGGAAAGCAGTCAGCACCTCAAGAAAAG ggggtGCTGTGTTGGAGGATCTGGACTTTGCAGCAGCACTGAGTGGGTTAACACAGGGAGCTCCTCAGAAAAAGAGTGTCG GTAAAAGTTTAGTTTCGCCGGTGGAGGCTGCCTCTTCCCAGAGCACAGACGACCCAGCAGCCAGAGCCACTCTCATCATCTGCCCCTTATCGGTACTCAGCAACTGGCTG GACCAGTTGGATCAACATGTGCGAGCGGACGTCAAGCTGAATGTGTATCTGTACTATGGCTCGGAACGCAACAGggacacacacttcctgtcctcGCAGCACATGGTCCTCACCACCTACAACGTGCTTTCTGCTGACTACTCG ggcAGTGCTAGTCCCCTCCATACAGTGAGGTGGTTGAGAGTGGTCTTGGACGAGGGCCATATTATCAGAAACCCAAACACCCAGCAGAGCAAGGCTGTACTcaaattaaacacacagagacgcTGGATACTCACAG GCACTCCCATCCAGAACAACCTGAGGGATCTGTGGATGCTGGTGGCTTTTCTGCGTCTTAAGCCGTTCGACGTGAGAGAGTGGTGGAACAGAGTCATACAGAGACCTGTCACACAGGGGGACAAGACCGGCCTGCA GAATCTACAGGCTCTGGTGAAGTGTGTCACGCTGCGTCGTACAAAGACCAGCCGTGTGTGTGGTCGGCCTCTGGTCTCTCTGCCGGAGAGGAGTGTCAGAATAGAGGAAGTGGAGCTgacacagaaggagagggaggaatacGAGCTGGCACGCACAGAGGGACGCACCACCATCAGCAG gtacGTTGCAGAGGGGACCGTCCTCAGGAACTATGCAGATGTTCTGGCTATCCTAGTCAGGCTGAGACAGTTCTGCTGCCACCCTGGCCTACTGGGAAAgaccactacacacacag CTGTGACTCCTGCAGAGTTGAGAGAGCGTCTGATAATGAAACTGAGGCTGGTGCTGGGCACTGGCTCTGATGAAGAGTGTGCTGTATGTCTGGACTCTGTTCGTCTGCCCGTCATCACACACTGTGCACACGTCTACTGCAGACCCTGCATCGCAGAGGTCATACGCAGTGAGCAG gagcaggcGCGGTGCCCTCTGTGCAGAGGCCAGATCAAGGCCAGTGAACTAGTGGAGTTCcctctggaggaggaggaggaggaggagagtaaccTCTTGGAGAACTGGAGGAGCAGCTCCAAG GTGGAGGCTCTAATGTCTAGCCTGCTCAGACTGCGCAGTGAGGACGACAGCATCAGGAGTCTGGTTGTCTCTCAGTTCACACGCTTCCTCACTATTCTGGAGATTCCACTCAG GGAGGAGGGTTTCAAGTTTGTACGTCTGGACGGCACTATGAGCCAGAAAAGGCGGGCTCAGGTCATTCAGGAGTTCCAGAGCGACGCCCCTGGCAGCCCATTGATCATGCTGCTGTCACTCAAAGCCGGAGGGGTGGGGATAAACCTCAGCGCTGCATCCCGCGTCTTCCTCATGGACCCA GCATGGAACCCAGCAGCAGAGGACCAGTGTGTGGACCGGTGTCACCGCCTCGGCCAGAAGAGAGATGTTGTCATCACTAAG TTCATAGTGAAGGGCTCCGTggaggagaacatggtgaagatTCAGAGGCAGAAGCAGGATCTGGTGGAGAAGGCTTTTGGCACCAAGAACCCCAGTGAGAGGAAGACGTCACgtgttgatgaaatccgagcccTGATGGAGCTGTAG
- the hltf gene encoding helicase-like transcription factor isoform X1, whose translation MQSRRWFGGAGFSFADDPVTETLSQAIRGTGEELDREPDTGVLFGSLRGSVVGLRYYTGVVNKGEMVSLVRQPQNPYDRNAVMVANVYGSQVGHIKRELAVLLANIMDNNLARVEGVVPFGVTNQFTMSVVLSFWGREENRDAVVRQITSRSFKLQSGPTGFMCADGSRDLPRKSVLLTAEELKNAFDNLFENLMDDKIGEREAVEAVCTPLLPHQKQALSWMCACENNAALPHFWEVKGELFYNTLTHSSVRERPRRVRGGILADDMGLGKTLTTIALILSNFHHGKPLCEPEKSSPEPKASTTARKNPEGKSGDGDQAEVSVAPAGHSPCMRANQAETQVVCVESVDVVQEDVVEDGDKDWVSEKKAKGRPQGGKAKATTTKKAAKTKGKAVSTSRKGGAVLEDLDFAAALSGLTQGAPQKKSVGKSLVSPVEAASSQSTDDPAARATLIICPLSVLSNWLDQLDQHVRADVKLNVYLYYGSERNRDTHFLSSQHMVLTTYNVLSADYSGSASPLHTVRWLRVVLDEGHIIRNPNTQQSKAVLKLNTQRRWILTGTPIQNNLRDLWMLVAFLRLKPFDVREWWNRVIQRPVTQGDKTGLQNLQALVKCVTLRRTKTSRVCGRPLVSLPERSVRIEEVELTQKEREEYELARTEGRTTISRYVAEGTVLRNYADVLAILVRLRQFCCHPGLLGKTTTHTGVVAVTPAELRERLIMKLRLVLGTGSDEECAVCLDSVRLPVITHCAHVYCRPCIAEVIRSEQEQARCPLCRGQIKASELVEFPLEEEEEEESNLLENWRSSSKVEALMSSLLRLRSEDDSIRSLVVSQFTRFLTILEIPLREEGFKFVRLDGTMSQKRRAQVIQEFQSDAPGSPLIMLLSLKAGGVGINLSAASRVFLMDPAWNPAAEDQCVDRCHRLGQKRDVVITKFIVKGSVEENMVKIQRQKQDLVEKAFGTKNPSERKTSRVDEIRALMEL comes from the exons ATGCAGTCCAGGCGATGGTTTGGTGGGGCTGGGTTTAGCTTTGCAGATGACCCGGTCACAGAGACGTTGTCCCAGGCCATCCGAGGCACAGGAGAAGAGCTGGACCGAGAGCCAGACACTGGGGTGCTGTTTGGCAGCCTACGTGGGAGCGTGGTAGGCCTCCGGTATTATACTGGTGTG GTGAACAAAGGGGAGATGGTGTCTCTGGTGCGTCAGCCTCAGAACCCCTACGACCGTAATGCGGTGATGGTGGCTAACGTCTATGGCAGTCAGGTGGGGCACATCAAACGAGAGCTAGCCGTGTTGTTGGCTAACATCATGGACAACAACTTGGCCAGGGTGgaagg ggtGGTGCCGTTCGGGGTGACAAACCAGTTCACCATGTCTGTAGTTCTGTCCttctgggggagagaggagaacagagatgcAGTGGTGAGGCAGATAACTTCCCGCAGCTTCAAACTGCAGAGTGggcctacag GATTCATGTGTGCAGATGGTTCTAGAGATCTGCCCAGGAAGAGTGTCCTACTGACTGCAGAAGAG TTGAAGAATGCATTTGACAATTTATTTGAAAACCTGATGGACGAtaagattggagagagagaggcagtggag GCAGTGTGTACTCCGCTGCTGCCCCACCAGAAGCAGGCTCTGAGCTGGATGTGTGCGTGTGAGAACAACGCTGCGCTGCCCCACTTCTGGGAGGTTAAGGGGGAACTGTTctataacacactcacacactcctctGTTAGAGAGAGACCGCGGAGGGTCCGGGGCGGCATACTGGCTGACGACATGGGACTG GGGAAAACGTTGACCACCATCGCTCTGATCCTCTCCAACTTCCACCACGGGAAACCTCTGTGTGAACCG GAGAAGTCTTCCCCTGAACCTAAGGCCTCTACCACCGCAAGGAAAAACCCTGAAG ggAAGAGTGGCGACGGGGATCAGGCAGAAGTGTCTGTGGCTCCCGCTGGTCACTCCCCTTGTATGAG agccaATCAGGCTGAAACccaggtggtgtgtgtggagtcagtggACGTGGTGCAAGAGGATGTAGTGGAGGATGGAGACAAGGACTGGGTGTCTGAAAAGAAAG CGAAGGGAAGGCCACAGGGAGGCAAAGCCAAGGCCACCACAACAAAGAAAG CTGCTAAGACCAAAGGGAAAGCAGTCAGCACCTCAAGAAAAG ggggtGCTGTGTTGGAGGATCTGGACTTTGCAGCAGCACTGAGTGGGTTAACACAGGGAGCTCCTCAGAAAAAGAGTGTCG GTAAAAGTTTAGTTTCGCCGGTGGAGGCTGCCTCTTCCCAGAGCACAGACGACCCAGCAGCCAGAGCCACTCTCATCATCTGCCCCTTATCGGTACTCAGCAACTGGCTG GACCAGTTGGATCAACATGTGCGAGCGGACGTCAAGCTGAATGTGTATCTGTACTATGGCTCGGAACGCAACAGggacacacacttcctgtcctcGCAGCACATGGTCCTCACCACCTACAACGTGCTTTCTGCTGACTACTCG ggcAGTGCTAGTCCCCTCCATACAGTGAGGTGGTTGAGAGTGGTCTTGGACGAGGGCCATATTATCAGAAACCCAAACACCCAGCAGAGCAAGGCTGTACTcaaattaaacacacagagacgcTGGATACTCACAG GCACTCCCATCCAGAACAACCTGAGGGATCTGTGGATGCTGGTGGCTTTTCTGCGTCTTAAGCCGTTCGACGTGAGAGAGTGGTGGAACAGAGTCATACAGAGACCTGTCACACAGGGGGACAAGACCGGCCTGCA GAATCTACAGGCTCTGGTGAAGTGTGTCACGCTGCGTCGTACAAAGACCAGCCGTGTGTGTGGTCGGCCTCTGGTCTCTCTGCCGGAGAGGAGTGTCAGAATAGAGGAAGTGGAGCTgacacagaaggagagggaggaatacGAGCTGGCACGCACAGAGGGACGCACCACCATCAGCAG gtacGTTGCAGAGGGGACCGTCCTCAGGAACTATGCAGATGTTCTGGCTATCCTAGTCAGGCTGAGACAGTTCTGCTGCCACCCTGGCCTACTGGGAAAgaccactacacacacag GTGTGGTAGCTGTGACTCCTGCAGAGTTGAGAGAGCGTCTGATAATGAAACTGAGGCTGGTGCTGGGCACTGGCTCTGATGAAGAGTGTGCTGTATGTCTGGACTCTGTTCGTCTGCCCGTCATCACACACTGTGCACACGTCTACTGCAGACCCTGCATCGCAGAGGTCATACGCAGTGAGCAG gagcaggcGCGGTGCCCTCTGTGCAGAGGCCAGATCAAGGCCAGTGAACTAGTGGAGTTCcctctggaggaggaggaggaggaggagagtaaccTCTTGGAGAACTGGAGGAGCAGCTCCAAG GTGGAGGCTCTAATGTCTAGCCTGCTCAGACTGCGCAGTGAGGACGACAGCATCAGGAGTCTGGTTGTCTCTCAGTTCACACGCTTCCTCACTATTCTGGAGATTCCACTCAG GGAGGAGGGTTTCAAGTTTGTACGTCTGGACGGCACTATGAGCCAGAAAAGGCGGGCTCAGGTCATTCAGGAGTTCCAGAGCGACGCCCCTGGCAGCCCATTGATCATGCTGCTGTCACTCAAAGCCGGAGGGGTGGGGATAAACCTCAGCGCTGCATCCCGCGTCTTCCTCATGGACCCA GCATGGAACCCAGCAGCAGAGGACCAGTGTGTGGACCGGTGTCACCGCCTCGGCCAGAAGAGAGATGTTGTCATCACTAAG TTCATAGTGAAGGGCTCCGTggaggagaacatggtgaagatTCAGAGGCAGAAGCAGGATCTGGTGGAGAAGGCTTTTGGCACCAAGAACCCCAGTGAGAGGAAGACGTCACgtgttgatgaaatccgagcccTGATGGAGCTGTAG
- the LOC112224016 gene encoding solute carrier family 2, facilitated glucose transporter member 11-like translates to MNVREDDDTETDRPAGNSRTLTLAVCSAAIGGTFQYGYNLSIINAPTNHIQRFINETHWEHWGTGLDTSQVTLLWTVIVSAFSLGGLTGALLAGPMAVRCGRKNSLLLNNSFLFLGAVLALTSRAARSVEMIIFARLLVGVNAGVSMNVQPMYFVESAPKHLRGAVAFSSAVFTAFGIFLGQVVGLTELLGTEPLWPYLLASNALPGLLQLLTLPWFPESPRYLLMDRGNKEACARALGRFRGGADFSLEMEEMLKEQADAGGAMAKSQTPWDLFSNRSLHPQLRTVMAASSAMMLCGNDSIYFYASYIFLAAGIPVEKVQYVSIGTGACEFTAAVVCNLLVERVGRRMLLSGGYALMAVWALVFTLALTLQGYSVPGMPYLSMACVFCYILSFGMGPAGVTGILPAEIFDQTARPAAYMVAGSLMWINLLIVGMAFPFIVSYLNALCFIPFCCICVATSLFVGLTLPETKGRTLAEITAEFDRRSLLKKGPEKQGPEPMKEQYQLGKALSLTTIDPEPLSHLLDPEPLSQP, encoded by the coding sequence ATGAATGTTAGAGAGGATgatgacacagagacagataggcCTGCAGGCAATTCCAGAACCCTCACCTTGGCGGTGTGCTCCGCTGCCATCGGTGGCACCTTCCAGTACGGCTACAACCTCTCCATCATCAACGCCCCCACCAACCACATCCAGAGGTTCATCAATGAGACACACTGGGAGCACTGGGGAACCGGCCTAGACACCTCCCAGGTGACCCTGCTGTGGACCGTGATCGTGTCTGCCTTTTCCCTGGGTGGCCTGACCGGGGCTCTTCTGGCAGGACCCATGGCTGTCCGCTGTGGCAGGAAGAACTCACTACTTCTCAATAACTCTTTCTTGTTCCTCGGTGCAGTCCTCGCCCTTACCAGCAGGGCGGCGAGGTCAGTTGAGATGATTATTTTTGCCCGCCTGCTAGTGGGGGTCAACGCTGGAGTGAGCATGAACGTCCAGCCCATGTATTTCGTAGAGAGCGCCCCCAAACACCTGCGTGGCGCTGTGGCCTTCTCCTCGGCCGTGTTCACAGCATTTGGGATCTTCCTGGGCCAGGTGGTGGGTCTAACGGAGCTGTTGGGTACCGAGCCCCTCTGGCCCTACCTCCTGGCCAGCAATGCCCTCCCAGGCCTCCTCCAGCTACTCACCCTGCCCTGGTTCCCTGAGAGCCCCCGCTACCTGCTCATGGACCGGGGGAACAAGGAGGCGTGCGCCCGGGCTCTGGGTAGGTTCCGCGGCGGGGCTGACTTCAgcctggagatggaggagatgctGAAGGAGCAGGCTGACGCCGGTGGGGCCATGGCCAAGAGTCAGACTCCCTGGGACCTGTTCTCCAACCGCTCCCTCCACCCCCAGCTACGCACTGTGATGGCTGCTAGCAGTGCCATGATGCTGTGTGGTAATGACTCCATCTACTTCTATGCCTCGTACATCTTCCTAGCAGCAGGGATCCCTGTGGAGAAGGTCCAGTATGTTTCTATCGGCACTGGGGCCTGCGAGTTCACTGCTGCCGTCGTGTGTAACCTGCTGGTTGAGCGTGTGGGCCGCAGGATGCTCCTCAGTGGCGGATACGCCCTAATGGCGGTCTGGGCGCTGGTCTTCACCCTGGCCCTGACCCTCCAGGGCTACTCTGTCCCAGGGATGCCCTATCTCAGCATGGCCTGTGTGTTCTGCTATATCCTCAGCTTCGGTATGGGCCCTGCCGGGGTTACGGGAATCTTGCCTGCTGAGATCTTTGACCAGACGGCTCGGCCTGCGGCCTACATGGTGGCTGGGTCCCTCATGTGGATCAACCTCTTGATAGTAGGCATGGCTTTTCCATTCATAGTGAGTTACCTCAATGCGCTCTGCTTCATCCCGTTCTGTTGCATCTGTGTGGCGACCTCTTTGTTTGTGGGCCTCACTCTGCCCGAGACCAAGGGCAGGACACTGGCTGAGATCACAGCAGAGTTTGATAGGAGGAGTCTTTTGAAGAAGGGCCCAGAGAAGCAGGGGCCCGAGCCCATGAAGGAGCAATATCAGCTGGgtaaagctctctctctcaccaccataGACCCAGagcccctctctcatctcctagaCCCAGAGCCTCTCTCACAGCCCTAG
- the hltf gene encoding helicase-like transcription factor isoform X3: MQSRRWFGGAGFSFADDPVTETLSQAIRGTGEELDREPDTGVLFGSLRGSVVGLRYYTGVVNKGEMVSLVRQPQNPYDRNAVMVANVYGSQVGHIKRELAVLLANIMDNNLARVEGVVPFGVTNQFTMSVVLSFWGREENRDAVVRQITSRSFKLQSGPTDGSRDLPRKSVLLTAEELKNAFDNLFENLMDDKIGEREAVEAVCTPLLPHQKQALSWMCACENNAALPHFWEVKGELFYNTLTHSSVRERPRRVRGGILADDMGLGKTLTTIALILSNFHHGKPLCEPEKSSPEPKASTTARKNPEGKSGDGDQAEVSVAPAGHSPCMRANQAETQVVCVESVDVVQEDVVEDGDKDWVSEKKAKGRPQGGKAKATTTKKAAKTKGKAVSTSRKGGAVLEDLDFAAALSGLTQGAPQKKSVGKSLVSPVEAASSQSTDDPAARATLIICPLSVLSNWLDQLDQHVRADVKLNVYLYYGSERNRDTHFLSSQHMVLTTYNVLSADYSGSASPLHTVRWLRVVLDEGHIIRNPNTQQSKAVLKLNTQRRWILTGTPIQNNLRDLWMLVAFLRLKPFDVREWWNRVIQRPVTQGDKTGLQNLQALVKCVTLRRTKTSRVCGRPLVSLPERSVRIEEVELTQKEREEYELARTEGRTTISRYVAEGTVLRNYADVLAILVRLRQFCCHPGLLGKTTTHTGVVAVTPAELRERLIMKLRLVLGTGSDEECAVCLDSVRLPVITHCAHVYCRPCIAEVIRSEQEQARCPLCRGQIKASELVEFPLEEEEEEESNLLENWRSSSKVEALMSSLLRLRSEDDSIRSLVVSQFTRFLTILEIPLREEGFKFVRLDGTMSQKRRAQVIQEFQSDAPGSPLIMLLSLKAGGVGINLSAASRVFLMDPAWNPAAEDQCVDRCHRLGQKRDVVITKFIVKGSVEENMVKIQRQKQDLVEKAFGTKNPSERKTSRVDEIRALMEL; encoded by the exons ATGCAGTCCAGGCGATGGTTTGGTGGGGCTGGGTTTAGCTTTGCAGATGACCCGGTCACAGAGACGTTGTCCCAGGCCATCCGAGGCACAGGAGAAGAGCTGGACCGAGAGCCAGACACTGGGGTGCTGTTTGGCAGCCTACGTGGGAGCGTGGTAGGCCTCCGGTATTATACTGGTGTG GTGAACAAAGGGGAGATGGTGTCTCTGGTGCGTCAGCCTCAGAACCCCTACGACCGTAATGCGGTGATGGTGGCTAACGTCTATGGCAGTCAGGTGGGGCACATCAAACGAGAGCTAGCCGTGTTGTTGGCTAACATCATGGACAACAACTTGGCCAGGGTGgaagg ggtGGTGCCGTTCGGGGTGACAAACCAGTTCACCATGTCTGTAGTTCTGTCCttctgggggagagaggagaacagagatgcAGTGGTGAGGCAGATAACTTCCCGCAGCTTCAAACTGCAGAGTGggcctacag ATGGTTCTAGAGATCTGCCCAGGAAGAGTGTCCTACTGACTGCAGAAGAG TTGAAGAATGCATTTGACAATTTATTTGAAAACCTGATGGACGAtaagattggagagagagaggcagtggag GCAGTGTGTACTCCGCTGCTGCCCCACCAGAAGCAGGCTCTGAGCTGGATGTGTGCGTGTGAGAACAACGCTGCGCTGCCCCACTTCTGGGAGGTTAAGGGGGAACTGTTctataacacactcacacactcctctGTTAGAGAGAGACCGCGGAGGGTCCGGGGCGGCATACTGGCTGACGACATGGGACTG GGGAAAACGTTGACCACCATCGCTCTGATCCTCTCCAACTTCCACCACGGGAAACCTCTGTGTGAACCG GAGAAGTCTTCCCCTGAACCTAAGGCCTCTACCACCGCAAGGAAAAACCCTGAAG ggAAGAGTGGCGACGGGGATCAGGCAGAAGTGTCTGTGGCTCCCGCTGGTCACTCCCCTTGTATGAG agccaATCAGGCTGAAACccaggtggtgtgtgtggagtcagtggACGTGGTGCAAGAGGATGTAGTGGAGGATGGAGACAAGGACTGGGTGTCTGAAAAGAAAG CGAAGGGAAGGCCACAGGGAGGCAAAGCCAAGGCCACCACAACAAAGAAAG CTGCTAAGACCAAAGGGAAAGCAGTCAGCACCTCAAGAAAAG ggggtGCTGTGTTGGAGGATCTGGACTTTGCAGCAGCACTGAGTGGGTTAACACAGGGAGCTCCTCAGAAAAAGAGTGTCG GTAAAAGTTTAGTTTCGCCGGTGGAGGCTGCCTCTTCCCAGAGCACAGACGACCCAGCAGCCAGAGCCACTCTCATCATCTGCCCCTTATCGGTACTCAGCAACTGGCTG GACCAGTTGGATCAACATGTGCGAGCGGACGTCAAGCTGAATGTGTATCTGTACTATGGCTCGGAACGCAACAGggacacacacttcctgtcctcGCAGCACATGGTCCTCACCACCTACAACGTGCTTTCTGCTGACTACTCG ggcAGTGCTAGTCCCCTCCATACAGTGAGGTGGTTGAGAGTGGTCTTGGACGAGGGCCATATTATCAGAAACCCAAACACCCAGCAGAGCAAGGCTGTACTcaaattaaacacacagagacgcTGGATACTCACAG GCACTCCCATCCAGAACAACCTGAGGGATCTGTGGATGCTGGTGGCTTTTCTGCGTCTTAAGCCGTTCGACGTGAGAGAGTGGTGGAACAGAGTCATACAGAGACCTGTCACACAGGGGGACAAGACCGGCCTGCA GAATCTACAGGCTCTGGTGAAGTGTGTCACGCTGCGTCGTACAAAGACCAGCCGTGTGTGTGGTCGGCCTCTGGTCTCTCTGCCGGAGAGGAGTGTCAGAATAGAGGAAGTGGAGCTgacacagaaggagagggaggaatacGAGCTGGCACGCACAGAGGGACGCACCACCATCAGCAG gtacGTTGCAGAGGGGACCGTCCTCAGGAACTATGCAGATGTTCTGGCTATCCTAGTCAGGCTGAGACAGTTCTGCTGCCACCCTGGCCTACTGGGAAAgaccactacacacacag GTGTGGTAGCTGTGACTCCTGCAGAGTTGAGAGAGCGTCTGATAATGAAACTGAGGCTGGTGCTGGGCACTGGCTCTGATGAAGAGTGTGCTGTATGTCTGGACTCTGTTCGTCTGCCCGTCATCACACACTGTGCACACGTCTACTGCAGACCCTGCATCGCAGAGGTCATACGCAGTGAGCAG gagcaggcGCGGTGCCCTCTGTGCAGAGGCCAGATCAAGGCCAGTGAACTAGTGGAGTTCcctctggaggaggaggaggaggaggagagtaaccTCTTGGAGAACTGGAGGAGCAGCTCCAAG GTGGAGGCTCTAATGTCTAGCCTGCTCAGACTGCGCAGTGAGGACGACAGCATCAGGAGTCTGGTTGTCTCTCAGTTCACACGCTTCCTCACTATTCTGGAGATTCCACTCAG GGAGGAGGGTTTCAAGTTTGTACGTCTGGACGGCACTATGAGCCAGAAAAGGCGGGCTCAGGTCATTCAGGAGTTCCAGAGCGACGCCCCTGGCAGCCCATTGATCATGCTGCTGTCACTCAAAGCCGGAGGGGTGGGGATAAACCTCAGCGCTGCATCCCGCGTCTTCCTCATGGACCCA GCATGGAACCCAGCAGCAGAGGACCAGTGTGTGGACCGGTGTCACCGCCTCGGCCAGAAGAGAGATGTTGTCATCACTAAG TTCATAGTGAAGGGCTCCGTggaggagaacatggtgaagatTCAGAGGCAGAAGCAGGATCTGGTGGAGAAGGCTTTTGGCACCAAGAACCCCAGTGAGAGGAAGACGTCACgtgttgatgaaatccgagcccTGATGGAGCTGTAG